Genomic window (Pseudovibrio brasiliensis):
GAAGTCATCCTCATTGAGCCGCTCTACGATTGCTACCTCTCCCTGGTTAAACGGGCAGGCGCCACACCAGTTTTTGTCGAAGTTACTCCGCCAAGTTGGGAGCTGCGCGAAGATGAGCTGCGTAAGGCCTTCTCCAGTAAGACCAAAGCCATTCTGCTCAACAACCCCATGAACCCAAGCGCCAAGGTCTTCAACAAAGACGAGCTGCAACTGATCGCAGACCTGTGCCTTGAGTTCGACTGCTATGCCATTTGCGACGAAGTCTATGAGCACATCGTGTTCTCCGATGAGAAGCACACACCGCTTATGACCCTTCCGGGAATGCGTGATCGCTGCATTCGCATTGGCTCCGCAGGCAAAACGTTTTCTCTGACAGGCTGGAAAGTCGGCTACATCAGCGCCGCTCCAAACCTGCTGGAACCAATTGCCAAAGCGCACCAGTTCGTCACCTTCACCACCCCGCCAAACCTGCAAAAGGCGGTGGCCTACGGATTGAACAAGGATGACGACTACTACGCCTCTCTTGAAAGCGAACTGAAAGCTAAACGCGACCTGATTTCAGGACCACTGGAAGACATGGGCTTCCGCGTCCTCCCATGTGAAGGCACATACTTCGTCACCTGCGACTTCTCTCCGCTTGGTTTCAAAGGGAATGATGTGGAGTTCTGCCAGAAGATGGTTGAGGAAGCTGGGGTCGCAGCCGTTCCAATCTCCGCCTTTTACGGCACCAATGGCCCACAGACCTTCGTCCGTTTCTGCTTCTGCAAAAAAGACGAAGTCCTGATCGAAGCACTAGGCCGTCTGAAGGCATGGATGGGCGAAATGGCCGTTTCCTGAGGCTGTGAGGCCGGGCAACACCAGCGAATGCCCGGTTAACGGCCTGCGCAACAAGGGCAAAATCACAAATGTAGCTCTGCCCTGAAAAATAGAGTATGCAGACATAAAGAGCCGGAGCGGACCTGCCACGCAAGGACGACAGCCCGCTGCAGCGAACAATCATAGGGCCTGAGAGCCAATCCTTGGAAGTTTGAGTGAATGGATAATCCCGTACTCGTCGAAGTGACGCGAGGCAACACTGTCGAGAGCCGCCATCGTGGCTCAATCGCTATCGTTGATGCTGATGGCAAACTGGCGTTTGGTGCAGGTGATGTAGAGCAGGGCATCTTTGCGCGCTCCGCCATCAAAGCCCTTCAGGCAATCCCAATGGTGGAATCCGGCGCTGCAGAAGCGCTGAATTTTGACGATGCCGAACTGGCTTTGGCCTGTGCCTCCCACAACGGTGAGGACGTACACGCCAAGTCTGCCCGCATGATGCTGTTCAAAGCTGGCCTCACAGAACAAGACCTCATGTGCGGCCCGCAATGGCCAAAGCACATGGATGATTGTGTGGAGATCGTTAAAACCGACGACAGCCCATGCCAGTTGCACAACAACTGCTCCGGTAAGCACGCTGGCTTCCTGGCAATGGCCAAAACCCTCGGCATCCCAACCGAGAACTACATCGACTTCGATCACCCGGTCCAGGCGGAAATCCGCAATGTGCTGGAACAGATGAGCGGTGGAGTTCTGGCCCATGATGTCTGCGGTACGGATGGTTGCTCTATCCCGACCTACGCCATGGATCAGCAGAAGACCGCTCTGGCATTTGCTCGCTTCGCAACCGGTGTCGGCCTTGACTCAGTCCGCGCCAATGCAGCGGAAGTGCTGTATGAGGCCTGCGTAAACGAGCCTTACATGGTCGCCGGTAAAAACCGCTTCTGTACTGAGATCATGGACATCTTCAAAGGCCGCGTCTTTGTGAAAGTGGGCGCAGAAGGCGTCTTCTGTGCAGCTCTGCCGGAACTCGGCTTTGGTGTGACCCTGAAGTGTGAAGACGGTTCCGTACGCGGTGCGGAAGTCATGATGGCAGCCACCATCAGATCACTGCTGGGCCTCTCCGAGGACGAAGAAAAAGGCCTGCGCACCTGGGAACATCAGCAGCTGAAGAACCGCCGCGATATTCTCGTCGGTGAAGTTCGCCCAGTCGCAGACTTCAAACGTCTTCTGAACGCCATTTGATTTTGACAAGGGCAGGGAGGTTTCTTCCTGCCAGCTCCCTAAGCGGGGCTTACAAGATTGTCTGTCACGCGAATGGAGCGTGGCAGATCCTCCGCAGAAAGCGCAAGATCACCTCTGGCCTGCTCATCCCATTTGAAGCCTGTGATATTCACGGGGCAGCCCGCGATGATATTCTGGGAAATGAGAGCACTCTGATCATCTGCGGCAAGGCTGACTGCAATGCCAACAGGAGCTGATCGAACAGTGTTCTGAGCTGCAATCAGGTTCCGCATATACGGCCCCCAGCCCAGATTGATGCCAATAATCCGCGCATCCTCCACCACGTTGCCGGTCACACTGGTATCCGCCTCAACCGCAATGCCGACACCGAAGGTCGGATTGTCTTTCTCATAAGGTCCGGTACCAGTGATGTCTCGCAGCACATTGTTGGAACACACAGCCAGACGTCCGCCCTCTCGGAAGTTGGTGATCGAAATCCCGTTGGCGGCTGTCTCAATCAGGT
Coding sequences:
- a CDS encoding aminotransferase, encoding MKPTNSIFTGLETTVFERMSRLAMEHKAINLGQGFPDVDGPQDVRQVAADSLLEGPNQYPPMLGVPALRQAVADNNKRFYDLDVDWQTEVLVTSGATEALADSIFALVEPGDEVILIEPLYDCYLSLVKRAGATPVFVEVTPPSWELREDELRKAFSSKTKAILLNNPMNPSAKVFNKDELQLIADLCLEFDCYAICDEVYEHIVFSDEKHTPLMTLPGMRDRCIRIGSAGKTFSLTGWKVGYISAAPNLLEPIAKAHQFVTFTTPPNLQKAVAYGLNKDDDYYASLESELKAKRDLISGPLEDMGFRVLPCEGTYFVTCDFSPLGFKGNDVEFCQKMVEEAGVAAVPISAFYGTNGPQTFVRFCFCKKDEVLIEALGRLKAWMGEMAVS
- a CDS encoding asparaginase; protein product: MDNPVLVEVTRGNTVESRHRGSIAIVDADGKLAFGAGDVEQGIFARSAIKALQAIPMVESGAAEALNFDDAELALACASHNGEDVHAKSARMMLFKAGLTEQDLMCGPQWPKHMDDCVEIVKTDDSPCQLHNNCSGKHAGFLAMAKTLGIPTENYIDFDHPVQAEIRNVLEQMSGGVLAHDVCGTDGCSIPTYAMDQQKTALAFARFATGVGLDSVRANAAEVLYEACVNEPYMVAGKNRFCTEIMDIFKGRVFVKVGAEGVFCAALPELGFGVTLKCEDGSVRGAEVMMAATIRSLLGLSEDEEKGLRTWEHQQLKNRRDILVGEVRPVADFKRLLNAI